The Terriglobia bacterium DNA segment GCGCCATCCGCCGCCACGCGAGATCCGCGCCGCGCGGACCGTTCATCGCGCGGGGCGCCATGGTCGCTTCGGCGTTCGCCCTCTACCTCGGCCTCCGCGGCGCGGCCGTGGGCTTCGCCCCCCATGCCCCCCCGGCGGTGGACAACCCGCTCGTCTCGGCGGACGCCGCCACGCGCGTCGCGAACGCGGTGCTGCTGCTGGGAAAGTACGCGCTCAAGATGCTCCTGCCGCTGCGGCTGACCACGGAATACGGGTTCGCCGAAACGCAGGTCGTGCCGCTCCTCCCGTGGGGCGCCGCAGCGGCGCTCGGACTGGTCGCGGCGTGGACCGGGGCGCTGGTCGTTCTCGCGCGCAAGGTCTCGGCCGCGGCGGCGTTCCTCTGGGCGTGGGTCCCTCTGGCGTTCGCGGTGACCGGCAACGTCCTGTTCCCGATCGGAACGATCTTCGGCGAGCGTCTCGCGTATCTCCCGCTCCTCGGCGCCTGCGGCCTCGCAGGGCTCGGTCTTGCGGCCCTCCGGACCCGGGTGTGGCGACGGTCGATCGCCGTCGCGACGGTGCTCGCCGTCGCTTCGCTCAGAACCGCAGCGCGAGGGTACGACTTCCGCAGCCTGGCGAGCTTCCATGAGGCGACGGCCCGTGCCTCCCCCCGCTCGGCCAAGGCGCTCTTGAACCTCGGACGAACGCGCCTCGAGGTGCAGCGCCGCCCCCAGGAGGCAGCGGAGATCCTCGAGCGCGCCGCGCTTCTCCTGCCCGACGACCCTCGGACGCTTCGGCTTCTGTCAAGTGCTTATGACGCGATGAACCGGACCGAGTTGGCGGCCGAGTTCCGACGGCGGGCCGAGGCGGCGGAGCGCCGCTCCGGCTCGGACGGCGACTCGAGACCGCTAGGAGGCTCCTGACGTGACCACCCCGGGCAACAGGATCGAGCGGGATTCGATGGGGGAGATCGAGGTGCCGGCGGAGGCGTACTACGGCGCCTCGACGCGGCGCGCGGTCCTCAACTTCCCGATCAGCGGCGTGGCCATGCCACGGAGGTTCGTGCGGGCCCTCGGGCTGATCAAGTGGGCGGCGGCGAAGGCGAACCGGGACCTCGGCCTCCTCGATTTCCGCGTCGCCGACGCGATCGCCGAGGCCGCCGAGGAGGTCGCTGAGGGGCGCCACGACGCCGATTTCGCCGTGGACGTGTTCCAGACGGGATCCGGCACATCGACGAACATGAACGCGAACGAGGTGATCGCGAACCGGGCGGCGGAGATCCTCGGCGCGCCGAGGGGGTCACGGGGGACCGTCCACCCCAACGACCACGTGAACCTCTCGCAGTCGAGCAACGACGTCATCCCGACCGCGCTGCATCTGTCGGCGCTCCTCGCGCTCGACGAGGTGCTGGAGCCCGCGGTGCGCCTGCTCCAATCCGACCTCGAGGCGAAGTCGCGCGAGACCTGGGAGGTGATCAAAACCGGACGGACCCATCTGCAGGACGCGACGCCGATCCGGATGGGCCAGGTCATGAGAGGGTACGCCGACCAGATGGAGCTGGCCTTGAAGCGCCTCTCCCACGCCCGCGAGGAACTGGCCCCGGTCGCCCTGGGAGGCACCGCGGTCGGGACGGGCGTCAATACCCATCGCGAGTTCGCGGGCCGCGTCTGCGCCCAGGTGTCCGCCTGGACGGGTGTGACGATCCGCGAGACCGCGCATCACGTTCAGGCGCAGGCCACCCTCGACGCCGCCCTCGAGGCCTCGGCCTCGGTCCGGACCGTCGCGGTCAGCCTGCTCAAGATCGCCAACGACGTGCGGCTGATGGCCTCCGGCCCGCGCTGCGGCCTCGGCGAGATCGCGATTCCGGAGGTGCAGCCCGGCAGCTCGATCATGCCGGGGAAGGTCAACCCCGTGATCGCGGAGGCCCTGATCCAGGCGTCGGCGGAGGCTATAGCCGCCGACCAGGCGGTGCTCCAGGCGGCGGAGTGGAGCTTCTTCGAGCTGAACACGATGATGCCCCTGGCGGCGCACCGCCTGGTGCGGGGCATCGAGATCCTGGGGAACGCCGCGCGCAACTTC contains these protein-coding regions:
- a CDS encoding class II fumarate hydratase is translated as MGEIEVPAEAYYGASTRRAVLNFPISGVAMPRRFVRALGLIKWAAAKANRDLGLLDFRVADAIAEAAEEVAEGRHDADFAVDVFQTGSGTSTNMNANEVIANRAAEILGAPRGSRGTVHPNDHVNLSQSSNDVIPTALHLSALLALDEVLEPAVRLLQSDLEAKSRETWEVIKTGRTHLQDATPIRMGQVMRGYADQMELALKRLSHAREELAPVALGGTAVGTGVNTHREFAGRVCAQVSAWTGVTIRETAHHVQAQATLDAALEASASVRTVAVSLLKIANDVRLMASGPRCGLGEIAIPEVQPGSSIMPGKVNPVIAEALIQASAEAIAADQAVLQAAEWSFFELNTMMPLAAHRLVRGIEILGNAARNFAERCVRGLRATDRGPEMVERGLAIVTGLAPLVGYDKAAAIAQEAARTGRTIREIAAETTSLTKEQLDAALDPFAMTEPRR